Proteins from a genomic interval of Polaribacter sp. Q13:
- the recQ gene encoding DNA helicase RecQ: MKKQIHTLLKNVYGYENFRPLQEEIITRTIDGKDSFVLMPTGGGKSICFQIPALIFDGITIVVSPLISLMKDQVQALKSNGIKADFFNSSISPQEENDVIGRAINGELQLLYLSPEKLISVSNTWLKELNIKLVAIDEAHCVSMWGHDFRPEYTQLKHFRNSLPEIPFMALTATADKSARKDIEEQLGLKNSKLFISSFDRKNLSIEVRGQVAKKKKLQEIANFIQRRKNESGIIYCLSRKNTEEVASYLKAEGHSVAFYHAGMNHEERESTQTDFINDDIKIVVATIAFGMGIDKSNVRFVIHYNLPKNLEGYYQEIGRAGRDGLPSETILYYNMRDFVLYSQFADDGANTAMQKEKLNRMLQFAEAKSCRRKILLSYFGEHLSENCGNCDVCENPPKDFEGTILTQKALSGIARMGEKDGITMLINVLRGSNNADIHSKQYFNLKTYGIGKDVSFFDWRDYVIQMANQGLIEIMYSENSALKISPIGWKVLKGEKTIRLTTPIASKDKKKKEKVVKTATEGAVNKDLFTELKKIRYAIAKEEKMPAYIIFNDKSLKLMASELPTTENEFLAISGVGMNKMEKYGEEFMSVIRTFKNVAKPRKISTIQNTFNLFKKGLKPAEIAQERSLSITTIFSHLSQLYMEGKEVDLEELVDKEVVDKVRIAFNELERKIELKPIYDKLNEEISYGEIRLSITLILKNE, translated from the coding sequence TTGAAAAAACAAATACATACACTATTAAAAAATGTATATGGTTATGAAAATTTCCGTCCTTTACAGGAAGAAATTATCACCAGAACTATAGACGGAAAAGACAGTTTTGTTTTAATGCCAACTGGAGGAGGAAAATCTATTTGCTTCCAAATTCCTGCATTAATTTTTGATGGAATTACCATTGTAGTTTCACCGCTTATATCTTTAATGAAAGATCAAGTACAAGCGCTAAAATCTAACGGAATAAAAGCCGATTTTTTTAACAGTTCTATTTCTCCACAAGAAGAAAACGATGTAATTGGCAGAGCAATTAATGGAGAATTACAACTACTTTATTTATCCCCAGAAAAATTAATATCCGTAAGCAACACTTGGTTAAAAGAATTAAACATAAAATTAGTAGCTATTGATGAAGCACATTGTGTTAGTATGTGGGGACATGATTTTAGACCAGAATACACACAATTAAAACATTTTAGAAACTCTTTACCAGAAATACCTTTTATGGCATTAACCGCTACCGCGGATAAATCTGCTAGAAAAGATATTGAAGAACAATTAGGTTTAAAAAATTCTAAATTATTTATCTCTTCTTTTGATCGAAAAAATTTAAGCATAGAAGTTAGAGGACAAGTCGCTAAAAAGAAAAAACTACAAGAAATTGCCAATTTTATACAACGAAGAAAAAACGAAAGTGGTATTATTTACTGTTTAAGTAGAAAAAATACAGAAGAAGTAGCCAGTTATCTTAAAGCAGAAGGACATTCTGTAGCATTTTATCATGCAGGAATGAATCATGAAGAAAGAGAAAGTACACAAACTGATTTTATAAATGATGATATAAAAATAGTGGTTGCTACCATTGCTTTCGGAATGGGAATTGACAAATCTAATGTTCGTTTTGTAATTCATTACAATTTACCAAAAAACTTAGAAGGCTATTATCAAGAAATAGGAAGAGCAGGAAGAGATGGATTGCCATCAGAAACCATACTGTATTACAATATGAGAGATTTTGTATTGTATAGTCAATTTGCAGACGACGGAGCAAATACCGCCATGCAAAAAGAAAAATTAAATAGAATGCTTCAATTTGCAGAAGCTAAATCGTGTAGAAGAAAAATACTATTATCTTATTTTGGAGAACACCTTTCCGAAAACTGTGGCAATTGTGATGTTTGCGAAAATCCGCCAAAAGACTTTGAAGGCACTATTTTAACACAAAAAGCACTTTCTGGAATTGCAAGAATGGGTGAAAAAGATGGAATTACCATGTTAATAAACGTGTTAAGAGGAAGTAATAATGCAGACATCCATTCTAAACAATATTTTAATCTAAAAACGTACGGCATAGGAAAAGATGTCAGTTTTTTCGATTGGCGAGATTATGTAATTCAAATGGCAAATCAAGGATTGATAGAAATTATGTACAGCGAAAATTCTGCTCTAAAAATATCACCCATTGGGTGGAAAGTTTTAAAAGGAGAAAAAACAATTCGTTTAACAACTCCTATTGCCTCTAAAGATAAAAAGAAAAAAGAAAAAGTAGTAAAAACAGCAACAGAAGGAGCAGTAAATAAGGACCTATTTACAGAGCTAAAAAAAATACGATACGCCATAGCCAAGGAAGAGAAAATGCCTGCTTATATTATTTTTAATGACAAATCTCTAAAATTAATGGCTAGTGAACTGCCTACAACAGAAAATGAATTTTTAGCAATTTCCGGAGTTGGAATGAACAAAATGGAAAAATATGGTGAAGAATTTATGAGTGTGATTCGTACCTTTAAAAATGTAGCGAAACCGAGAAAAATTAGCACCATTCAAAACACATTTAATTTATTTAAAAAAGGTTTAAAACCAGCCGAAATTGCCCAAGAAAGAAGTTTATCTATTACCACCATTTTTTCACATCTATCACAATTATATATGGAAGGCAAAGAAGTGGATTTAGAAGAACTTGTAGATAAAGAAGTTGTAGATAAAGTACGAATTGCTTTTAATGAATTGGAAAGAAAAATAGAATTGAAACCCATTTACGACAAACTAAACGAAGAAATTTCTTATGGGGAAATAAGGTTAAGTATTACATTAATTTTAAAAAATGAATAA
- the secDF gene encoding protein translocase subunit SecDF, translating to MQNKGLIKLFAILFGLVSLYQLSFTFLATKVEDNAISYAESKGDNIDSRQKAAFERKYLDSVANKDIINLGITSYSYNDVKDKEMNLGLDLKGGINAILQVSVKEVLKSLANDSKNVAFNKALDAADEAQKNSNATYLDLFFEEFEKVAGDTKLSDPSIFGTKALSEKITFNEANATVKETLQEEINSSIGTAFEVLRSRIDKFGVTQPNIQRIGNSGRIQIELPGAKDIERVTRLITSKAELQFWEVYTNAEVQNYFFTANAKVAELLKDNTVLKKAVDSTKTDDIDDLLGETKDSTSVNQKNLFTYLFPNVAQSQQQMSSLVAQARVLDTATVNSLLKRKEVKALLPKELKYVKFLWDYKSNKGTDGTELIGLYAIKGSRSGKANIEGDVILDASQVFDQMNKPEVSMTMNSSGTKQWAKMTTENQGKFVAVVLDNYVYTAPSVNNPITGGRTSISGGSMTITEAEDIATVLKAGKLPAAARIIQAEVVGPSLGQESIDHSIQSFGLAILLVLVWMILYYGKAGLYADIALAVNILFIFGILASFNAVLTLPGIAGIILTIGMSVDANVIIFERIKESLAIKKGLKQSVDEGFSIKGALSAIIDANITTLLTGIILYVFGTGPIKGFALTLMIGILTSLFTAVFITRLLIDRSINKGNSLTFNTSISKGWFQNINVEFLRKRKIAYFISGSIIVAGIISIFSIGLKQGVDFKGGRSYVVRFDQTMNATEVASTLKDAFGTAPEVKTYGSDHQLKITTVYKIDEEGQDVDDQVQTALFTGLKPYLGNTTYKNFKPGFEKEGSGVMSYMKVEPTIADDIKTSALYAVFGSLLVVFLYILLRFRKISFSIGAVVAVFHDVLIVLGLFSILYKFMPFDMEIGQSFIAAILTVVGYSINDTVVIFDRVREFTGTHPNWKYSEVVDKALSSTLGRTINTSLTTLLVMLAIFLFGGDSIKGFMFALIIGVVVGTYSSLFVATPIMFDTSKKEEKNN from the coding sequence ATGCAGAATAAAGGACTTATAAAGTTATTTGCTATCCTTTTTGGATTAGTGAGTTTATACCAATTATCATTTACATTCTTAGCTACCAAAGTAGAAGATAATGCAATTAGTTATGCAGAAAGTAAAGGTGATAATATTGATTCAAGACAGAAAGCTGCTTTTGAAAGAAAGTACTTAGACAGTGTTGCAAACAAAGACATCATTAATTTAGGTATTACATCTTACAGCTACAATGATGTTAAAGACAAAGAGATGAATCTTGGTCTAGATTTAAAAGGTGGTATTAACGCTATTTTACAAGTATCTGTAAAAGAAGTTTTAAAAAGCTTAGCTAACGATTCTAAAAACGTTGCTTTTAACAAAGCCTTAGACGCTGCAGACGAAGCTCAAAAAAACAGTAATGCTACATATTTAGACTTATTCTTTGAAGAATTTGAAAAAGTTGCTGGCGATACGAAATTAAGTGATCCTTCTATTTTTGGAACAAAAGCTTTAAGCGAAAAAATCACTTTTAATGAAGCAAATGCTACTGTAAAAGAAACATTACAAGAAGAAATTAACAGTTCTATTGGTACTGCTTTTGAAGTATTAAGAAGTAGAATTGATAAATTTGGTGTTACACAACCAAACATTCAAAGAATTGGAAACTCTGGTAGAATTCAGATTGAATTGCCAGGTGCTAAAGATATTGAGCGTGTTACTCGTTTAATTACTAGTAAAGCAGAATTACAGTTTTGGGAAGTATATACAAATGCAGAAGTTCAAAATTACTTTTTTACTGCAAATGCTAAAGTTGCAGAACTTTTAAAAGACAACACCGTTCTAAAAAAAGCTGTAGATTCTACTAAAACAGATGATATTGATGATTTATTAGGAGAAACAAAAGATTCTACAAGTGTAAATCAAAAAAATCTTTTTACTTATTTATTTCCTAACGTAGCACAATCTCAACAACAAATGAGTTCTTTAGTTGCACAAGCTAGAGTTTTAGATACTGCTACTGTAAATAGTTTATTAAAAAGAAAAGAAGTTAAAGCATTATTACCTAAAGAATTAAAATACGTTAAATTCTTATGGGATTATAAATCTAACAAAGGAACAGACGGAACAGAATTAATTGGTTTATATGCCATTAAAGGAAGCCGCAGTGGTAAAGCGAATATTGAGGGTGATGTTATTTTAGATGCTTCTCAAGTATTTGACCAAATGAATAAACCAGAGGTTAGTATGACTATGAATAGTTCTGGGACTAAACAATGGGCAAAAATGACTACCGAAAACCAAGGTAAATTTGTTGCTGTTGTATTAGACAACTATGTGTACACTGCTCCTTCGGTTAACAATCCTATTACAGGGGGTAGAACATCTATTTCTGGTGGAAGTATGACTATTACAGAAGCAGAAGATATTGCTACCGTTTTAAAAGCAGGTAAATTACCAGCTGCAGCTAGAATAATTCAAGCAGAAGTTGTTGGGCCATCTTTAGGACAAGAATCTATAGATCACAGTATTCAATCTTTTGGTTTAGCTATTTTATTAGTTTTAGTTTGGATGATTTTATACTATGGTAAAGCTGGTTTGTATGCAGATATCGCTTTAGCTGTAAACATCTTATTTATCTTCGGAATTTTAGCTTCTTTCAACGCCGTGTTAACATTACCTGGTATTGCTGGTATTATCTTAACTATTGGTATGTCTGTAGATGCAAACGTTATTATCTTTGAGAGGATTAAAGAAAGTTTAGCCATAAAAAAAGGATTAAAACAATCTGTAGATGAAGGTTTCTCTATTAAAGGAGCTTTATCTGCAATTATTGATGCAAATATTACAACTTTATTAACTGGTATTATCTTATATGTTTTTGGAACAGGACCAATTAAAGGTTTTGCTTTAACATTAATGATTGGTATTTTAACCTCATTATTTACAGCGGTATTTATTACTCGTTTGTTAATTGACAGATCTATTAATAAAGGAAACAGTTTAACTTTTAATACTTCTATCTCTAAAGGATGGTTCCAAAATATAAATGTAGAGTTCTTAAGAAAACGTAAAATTGCATATTTCATTTCTGGATCTATTATTGTTGCAGGTATCATTTCTATTTTCTCTATCGGGTTAAAGCAAGGTGTAGACTTTAAAGGAGGACGTTCTTATGTTGTTCGTTTCGATCAAACAATGAACGCGACAGAAGTTGCTTCTACCTTAAAAGATGCTTTTGGTACAGCTCCAGAAGTAAAAACGTACGGTTCTGATCATCAATTAAAAATAACAACTGTTTATAAAATTGATGAAGAAGGACAAGATGTAGATGACCAAGTTCAGACTGCTTTATTTACAGGTTTAAAACCTTATTTAGGAAATACTACGTACAAAAACTTTAAACCAGGTTTCGAAAAAGAAGGTTCTGGTGTAATGAGTTATATGAAAGTAGAACCAACCATTGCAGATGATATTAAAACATCAGCATTATATGCCGTTTTTGGTTCTTTATTAGTGGTATTCTTATACATCTTATTAAGATTTAGAAAAATATCATTTAGTATTGGTGCAGTAGTTGCCGTTTTTCATGATGTATTAATTGTATTAGGTTTATTTTCTATCTTATATAAATTTATGCCTTTTGATATGGAAATAGGTCAATCATTTATTGCTGCAATTCTAACAGTGGTCGGGTACTCCATAAATGATACGGTAGTAATTTTTGATAGAGTTAGAGAATTTACAGGAACACACCCAAACTGGAAATATAGCGAGGTTGTAGACAAAGCATTAAGCTCTACTCTAGGACGAACAATAAACACCTCTTTAA
- the mdh gene encoding malate dehydrogenase, protein MKVTVVGAGAVGASCAEYIAIKDFASEVVILDIKEGFAEGKAMDLMQTASLNGFDTKISGSTNDYSKTANSDVCVITSGIPRKPGMTREELIGINAGIVKTVSSNLIEHSPNTIIIVVSNPMDTMTYLVHKTTGLPKNRIIGMGGALDSARFKYRLAEALGAPISDVDGMVIGGHSDVGMVPLTRLATRNSVPVSEFISEERLEQVMQDTKVGGATLTGLLGTSAWYAPGAAVSALVQAIACDQKKVFPCSTLLEGEYGLNDLCIGVPVVLGKNGIESIVEISLTDTEKAHMQKSAEGVSKTNGLLEL, encoded by the coding sequence ATGAAAGTTACCGTAGTAGGAGCAGGTGCAGTAGGTGCAAGTTGTGCAGAATACATCGCAATTAAAGACTTCGCTTCAGAAGTTGTTATCTTAGACATTAAAGAAGGTTTTGCAGAAGGAAAAGCAATGGACTTAATGCAAACAGCTTCTTTAAATGGTTTTGATACCAAAATCTCTGGAAGTACAAATGATTATTCTAAAACAGCAAATTCTGATGTTTGTGTAATTACCTCTGGTATTCCACGTAAGCCAGGAATGACTCGTGAAGAATTAATTGGAATAAACGCAGGAATTGTAAAAACAGTTTCATCTAATTTAATAGAACACTCTCCAAACACAATTATTATTGTGGTTTCTAATCCTATGGATACTATGACTTATTTAGTTCATAAAACTACAGGATTACCTAAAAACAGAATTATTGGAATGGGTGGAGCATTAGACTCAGCTCGTTTTAAATACAGATTAGCAGAAGCTTTAGGAGCACCTATTTCTGATGTTGATGGTATGGTAATTGGTGGTCACTCTGATGTAGGTATGGTTCCTTTAACTCGTTTAGCTACTCGTAACTCTGTTCCTGTTTCAGAATTTATTTCTGAAGAAAGATTAGAACAAGTTATGCAAGACACTAAAGTTGGTGGTGCAACCTTAACTGGTTTATTAGGTACTTCTGCTTGGTATGCTCCAGGTGCTGCAGTAAGCGCTTTAGTACAAGCAATTGCTTGCGACCAAAAGAAAGTTTTCCCTTGTTCTACTTTATTAGAAGGTGAATATGGTTTAAATGACCTTTGTATTGGTGTACCTGTTGTTTTAGGTAAAAACGGAATTGAAAGCATTGTAGAGATTAGCTTAACTGATACTGAAAAAGCTCACATGCAAAAATCTGCAGAAGGTGTTTCTAAAACAAACGGATTATTAGAATTGTAA